In Mycolicibacterium alvei, a single window of DNA contains:
- a CDS encoding alcohol dehydrogenase catalytic domain-containing protein — protein sequence MAVHRAVHVQSSGGALELVDAQTVSPDRGQVRVAVAACGVCGTDRAIVNGGFPGIAWPLTPGHEIAGTIVEVGAGVTDFVVGDRVAIGWFGGHCGVCIPCRKGLFIHCEKGQIPSLHYPGGYAESVTVPANALARIPDELSFAEAAPMGCAGVTTYNALRHTRALPGDVVAVLGVGGLGHLGLQFAHAMGFETVAIARGSGKEADARSLGARHYIDSTAGDVSSALRDLGGAAVVLATVGNSQAMADTVGGLAPRGELVAIGVSADPLPISPVQLIQPALSISGHPSGTARDVEETMHFAVLSGVRARIEEHPLDDAASAYAAMEQGQARYRMVLTV from the coding sequence ATGGCTGTGCATCGAGCTGTTCACGTCCAGTCTTCCGGCGGTGCGCTGGAACTTGTTGACGCCCAAACTGTCTCGCCCGATCGGGGACAGGTTCGGGTCGCCGTGGCGGCATGCGGGGTCTGCGGCACCGATCGGGCCATCGTCAACGGCGGGTTCCCGGGCATCGCCTGGCCGCTCACCCCGGGCCATGAGATCGCCGGCACCATTGTCGAAGTGGGCGCGGGAGTCACCGATTTCGTGGTAGGTGACCGGGTGGCGATCGGATGGTTCGGCGGACACTGCGGGGTCTGCATTCCCTGCCGTAAGGGCTTGTTCATCCACTGCGAAAAGGGGCAGATACCGAGCCTGCATTATCCGGGCGGCTACGCGGAATCGGTGACGGTGCCAGCCAACGCACTCGCCCGGATTCCCGACGAACTGTCCTTCGCCGAGGCCGCTCCGATGGGGTGCGCCGGGGTGACGACCTACAACGCGCTCCGCCACACCCGTGCCCTCCCCGGGGACGTGGTCGCGGTCCTCGGCGTCGGAGGCCTGGGGCACCTCGGCCTGCAGTTCGCCCACGCGATGGGCTTCGAGACCGTCGCCATCGCCCGCGGATCAGGCAAGGAAGCCGATGCCCGTTCGCTGGGGGCACGGCACTACATCGACTCGACCGCCGGGGATGTCAGTTCAGCGCTGCGGGACCTGGGCGGCGCGGCAGTGGTGCTGGCCACGGTCGGCAATTCCCAGGCGATGGCCGACACCGTGGGCGGGCTCGCGCCGCGTGGGGAACTGGTCGCGATCGGGGTGTCGGCCGATCCGTTGCCCATCAGCCCGGTGCAACTGATCCAGCCGGCGCTGAGTATCTCCGGGCACCCGTCGGGAACGGCACGTGACGTCGAGGAGACGATGCATTTTGCGGTGCTGTCGGGGGTACGGGCCCGGATCGAGGAGCATCCACTCGACGACGCGGCGAGCGCCTACGCCGCGATGGAGCAGGGGCAGGCGCGCTACCGCATGGTCCTGACCGTCTGA
- a CDS encoding alpha/beta hydrolase family esterase, whose product MSAALIALLGCAAAPTPAWAAPLPSAQLDFGGIMRTYRLHLPAGGPPSGLVVNLHAAGATGADQAALTHYDAVADAHGFAVIYPDGIDYSWADGRGASVPDRQGVDDVGFISTLVDRLVAENGIPRGRVFATGLSAGGFMANRLACDRADLFAAIAPVAGTLGTNVGCNPSRPVSVLATYGTADPVVPFTGGPMSGRGGGSTVVSGPAMVDRWRQVDGCPAPSDEVLPSTGDGTETHRIASDGCAGGTSVVFMRVDGGGHTWPGVPEILPVQSVGAASRAFDASDASAQFFASHGR is encoded by the coding sequence ATGTCCGCCGCGCTCATCGCGCTCTTGGGATGCGCCGCCGCGCCAACACCCGCGTGGGCCGCACCCTTACCGTCGGCGCAGCTCGACTTCGGCGGCATCATGCGCACCTACCGGCTCCATCTGCCGGCCGGTGGCCCACCTTCCGGGCTGGTGGTCAATCTGCACGCCGCCGGCGCGACCGGAGCCGATCAGGCGGCGCTCACCCACTACGACGCGGTGGCCGACGCTCACGGGTTCGCCGTGATCTACCCCGATGGCATCGATTACAGCTGGGCCGACGGCCGTGGCGCCTCGGTGCCGGACCGCCAAGGGGTCGACGATGTCGGGTTCATCTCGACCCTCGTCGATCGCCTGGTCGCCGAGAACGGCATCCCGCGCGGTCGGGTATTCGCCACCGGTCTGTCGGCGGGCGGGTTCATGGCGAACCGCCTGGCGTGCGATCGCGCCGATCTGTTCGCGGCGATCGCCCCGGTCGCCGGGACCCTGGGGACGAATGTGGGCTGCAATCCGTCGCGGCCTGTTTCGGTTCTCGCGACCTACGGGACGGCAGACCCGGTCGTGCCGTTCACCGGCGGGCCGATGTCGGGGCGTGGTGGCGGTAGCACGGTGGTGTCGGGGCCGGCGATGGTGGACCGGTGGCGCCAGGTCGACGGTTGCCCGGCTCCGTCTGACGAGGTGCTGCCCAGCACCGGCGACGGCACCGAAACCCACCGCATCGCCTCCGATGGGTGTGCCGGTGGCACCTCGGTGGTGTTCATGCGGGTCGACGGCGGCGGGCACACGTGGCCGGGCGTCCCCGAGATTCTTCCGGTGCAGTCCGTCGGAGCAGCCAGCCGTGCCTTTGATGCCTCGGATGCGTCCGCGCAGTTCTTCGCCTCGCACGGCAGATAG
- a CDS encoding threonine/serine exporter family protein: MAEEGLNGRDRLRGGLRMALRGRRDPAPVAGRRSRASAGMGDVHTRKVLDLTIRLAEVMLSSGSGTADVVATTQDVAAAYRLTDCVVDITVATIIVSALPTADSPPVTIMRAVRTRSTDYTRLAELDRLVRRITAGGITVDEAHEAMDELTESPHPFPRWLATAGWAGFALGIAMLLGGNWLTCLLATVTAALIDRVGRLLNRIGTPFFFQHAVGAAIATLIALAAYQYTGQGLSALVATGIVLLLSGMTFVGAVQDALTGYMVTAVARLGDAVFLTAGIVVGITGALQAAALLGIQIELHVNTAGTFITPRGPLPIFLAVVGAALAGVCLTMASYAPLRSLPTAGLAAGLAELTLIGLGTAGFGQWAATGIAAVGVGLLATLISIRRQSPALVTATAGIMPMLPGLSVFWAVFAFAVDEKFSQGLAHLLSAAATALALGSGVVMGELLGSPLRYRAGRIGEFFRKEGPPGLRRAVGQVVVRLQPADNPSAAGAPRAESVPLEAVPAEESDGDESAEPGN; encoded by the coding sequence ATGGCTGAGGAAGGTCTGAACGGCAGGGATCGCTTGCGCGGGGGGCTGCGCATGGCACTGCGAGGGCGCCGCGACCCGGCGCCGGTCGCCGGCCGACGAAGTCGGGCGTCGGCGGGTATGGGCGACGTGCACACCCGCAAGGTCCTCGACCTGACCATCCGGCTCGCGGAGGTCATGCTGTCGTCGGGCTCGGGCACCGCCGACGTGGTCGCCACTACTCAGGACGTCGCGGCGGCCTACCGGCTCACCGACTGCGTCGTCGACATCACCGTCGCGACGATCATCGTCTCGGCACTACCCACCGCGGACAGTCCGCCGGTGACGATCATGCGGGCGGTGCGGACCAGATCCACGGACTACACCCGGCTCGCCGAGCTCGATCGACTGGTGCGGCGCATCACCGCCGGCGGTATCACCGTCGACGAGGCGCACGAGGCGATGGATGAGCTGACCGAGAGCCCGCATCCGTTCCCCCGGTGGCTCGCGACCGCCGGGTGGGCGGGGTTCGCGCTCGGTATCGCGATGCTGCTGGGCGGCAATTGGTTGACCTGTCTGCTGGCCACCGTGACGGCCGCACTGATCGACCGGGTCGGCCGGCTGCTGAACCGAATCGGCACGCCGTTCTTCTTCCAGCACGCGGTCGGGGCGGCGATCGCGACCTTGATCGCGCTGGCCGCCTATCAGTACACCGGCCAGGGCCTCAGCGCACTGGTCGCGACAGGGATCGTGTTGTTGTTGTCCGGCATGACTTTTGTCGGTGCCGTGCAGGACGCGTTGACCGGTTACATGGTCACCGCCGTCGCGCGACTCGGGGACGCCGTGTTTCTCACGGCGGGAATCGTCGTGGGCATCACCGGTGCACTGCAGGCTGCGGCGCTCCTGGGGATCCAGATCGAACTGCACGTCAACACGGCCGGCACCTTCATCACACCGAGAGGACCGCTGCCGATCTTTCTGGCGGTCGTGGGTGCCGCGCTGGCCGGGGTGTGCCTGACCATGGCCAGCTATGCGCCGCTGCGGTCGTTGCCCACCGCCGGGTTGGCGGCCGGGCTGGCCGAGCTGACATTGATCGGACTCGGGACCGCCGGGTTCGGCCAGTGGGCGGCCACCGGGATCGCAGCGGTCGGTGTCGGACTTCTGGCCACCCTGATTTCCATTCGCCGGCAATCTCCGGCGCTGGTGACGGCGACCGCCGGCATCATGCCGATGCTGCCGGGCCTCTCAGTGTTCTGGGCGGTGTTCGCCTTCGCCGTCGATGAGAAATTCAGTCAGGGGCTGGCGCACCTGCTGAGTGCGGCGGCGACGGCATTGGCACTCGGCAGCGGTGTGGTGATGGGCGAGCTGCTCGGCTCGCCGCTGCGGTACCGTGCCGGACGCATCGGCGAGTTCTTCCGTAAAGAGGGACCGCCCGGGCTACGCCGGGCAGTGGGTCAGGTGGTGGTCCGCCTCCAACCGGCCGACAACCCCTCGGCTGCCGGCGCTCCACGCGCGGAAAGTGTCCCGTTGGAAGCAGTCCCGGCCGAGGAGTCGGACGGTGACGAGAGCGCGGAGCCCGGCAACTGA
- a CDS encoding YciI family protein codes for MAKYLFLKHYRGAPASVNDIPMDQWTPDEIQAHIQYMNDFADRLKDSGEYVDGQALAPEGTWVQYGGEGKPPVTDGPFAETKDLIAGWMVVDVESYERAVALAGELSAAPGAGGRPIHEWLEVRPFLTAPPTVTE; via the coding sequence ATGGCCAAGTACCTGTTTCTCAAGCACTACCGAGGCGCGCCGGCATCCGTCAACGACATCCCGATGGACCAGTGGACACCCGACGAGATCCAGGCCCACATCCAGTACATGAATGACTTCGCCGATCGGCTGAAGGACAGCGGCGAGTACGTCGACGGTCAGGCCCTGGCCCCGGAGGGCACGTGGGTCCAGTACGGCGGTGAGGGCAAGCCGCCTGTGACCGACGGCCCGTTCGCCGAAACCAAGGACCTGATCGCGGGCTGGATGGTCGTCGACGTCGAGTCCTACGAGCGCGCCGTGGCATTGGCCGGAGAACTGTCGGCGGCGCCCGGTGCGGGCGGGCGGCCCATCCACGAGTGGCTCGAGGTGCGCCCGTTTCTGACCGCCCCACCGACTGTCACCGAGTAG
- a CDS encoding RNA polymerase sigma factor, with product MAAGAVDEAQLRDLTPGVLAALVHRGADFATAEDAVQEALVRAWETWPRRQPDDPKGWLITTAWRRFLDVTRSDVTRRNREIRVATEPAAGPTPAADDTLQLYFLCAHPSLTSSSAVALTLRAVGGLTTRQIAQAYLVPESTMAQRISRAKRTVSAVRLDRRGDLRTVLRVLYLVFNEGYSGDVDLAAEAIRLARQLARTTDDPEVAGLLALFLLHHARRPARTQAGGILVPLAEQDRTLWRRDLITEGVYVLQAALARDRLGEYQAQAAVAALHADAQSAEETDWAQIVEWYDELVALTDSPVVRLNRAVALGEADGPQAGLAALAELDPALPRHTAAAAYIHERAGDISMAARLYVQAAGEAHSLAERNHLTLRASALHGRISSDGG from the coding sequence ATGGCTGCCGGTGCGGTGGACGAGGCGCAGCTCCGGGATCTGACCCCCGGTGTCCTGGCCGCCCTCGTCCACCGCGGGGCCGACTTCGCGACGGCCGAGGACGCCGTGCAGGAAGCCCTGGTCCGGGCCTGGGAAACCTGGCCGCGCCGCCAACCCGACGATCCGAAGGGCTGGCTGATCACCACGGCGTGGCGGCGTTTCCTCGACGTCACCCGCTCCGATGTGACGCGGCGCAACCGTGAGATCCGGGTCGCGACCGAACCGGCCGCCGGACCCACGCCGGCGGCTGACGACACGCTGCAGCTCTACTTCCTGTGCGCGCACCCGAGCCTGACCTCGTCGTCAGCGGTCGCGCTGACGTTGCGCGCGGTCGGCGGCCTGACCACGCGTCAGATCGCGCAGGCCTATCTGGTGCCGGAATCGACCATGGCCCAACGGATCAGCCGTGCCAAACGCACCGTGAGCGCGGTTCGGTTGGATCGTCGCGGCGATCTGCGCACCGTGTTGCGGGTGCTGTACCTGGTGTTCAACGAGGGGTACAGCGGCGATGTCGACCTGGCAGCCGAAGCGATCAGGCTGGCCCGCCAGTTGGCCCGAACCACCGACGATCCGGAAGTCGCGGGACTGTTGGCCTTGTTCCTGCTGCACCATGCCAGGCGTCCGGCGCGTACCCAGGCCGGCGGGATCCTGGTTCCCCTGGCCGAGCAGGACCGCACGCTGTGGCGCCGCGACCTGATCACCGAGGGCGTGTACGTACTGCAGGCCGCACTGGCTCGTGACCGGCTCGGGGAGTACCAGGCGCAGGCGGCGGTGGCGGCGCTGCACGCCGACGCCCAGTCGGCCGAGGAGACCGACTGGGCGCAGATCGTCGAGTGGTACGACGAACTCGTCGCGCTCACCGACAGCCCGGTGGTGCGCCTCAACCGCGCAGTCGCATTGGGTGAAGCCGATGGGCCGCAAGCAGGTTTGGCGGCGCTCGCCGAACTCGACCCGGCGCTGCCGCGCCACACCGCGGCGGCGGCCTACATTCATGAGCGGGCGGGGGACATCTCAATGGCCGCACGGCTGTACGTGCAGGCTGCGGGCGAGGCGCATTCGCTGGCCGAGCGCAACCACCTCACTCTGCGCGCCTCTGCCCTGCACGGTCGCATTTCCAGCGACGGCGGTTAA